A window from Myripristis murdjan chromosome 11, fMyrMur1.1, whole genome shotgun sequence encodes these proteins:
- the LOC115367765 gene encoding secretagogin-like isoform X2: MDSSLDHLDAAGFLQIWQHFDVDDNGYIEGKELDDFFRHMLKKLGMKITEEDVRGLRERFMSAYDTTADGRLQIQELAAMMLPEDENFLLLFRRETPLDSSVEFMRIWRNYDTDSSGYISAIELKGFLQDLFLQHRKSISADKLDEYTDTMMKMFDKNKDGRLDLNDLARILALKENFLLKFKMDACSLEDRRRDFEKIFAHYDVSKTGALEGPEVDGFVKDMMELVKTSISGTDLDKFRKALLGHCDTNRDGKIQKNELALCLGLKLS, translated from the exons ATGGACAGCAGCCTGGATCACCTGGACGCTGCAGGTTTCTTGCAGATCTGGCAACATTTCGACGTCGACG ataACGGTTACATCGAAGGGAAGGAGCTGGACGACTTCTTTCGTCACATGTTGAAAAAACTGGGAATGAAG ATCACTGAGGAGGACGTCCGAGGGCTGAGGGAGCGCTTCATGTCGGCGTACGACACCACCGCCGACGGACGGCTGCAGATCCAGGAG cttgCTGCCATGATGCTCCCCGAGGACGAGaactttctgctgctgttccGCCGGGAGACGCCGCTCGACAGCAGCGTGGAGTTCATGAGG ATTTGGAGAAACTACGACACAGACAGCAGCGGCTACATCTCCGCCATCGAGCTCAAG GGCTTCCTTCAGGATCTGTTCCTCCAGCACAGGAAGTCCATCAGTGCCGACAAGCTGGACGAGTACACCGACACCATG ATGAAGATGTTTGACAAAAATAAGGACGGCCGGCTGGATCTAAACGACCTGGCCAG AATTTTGGCCCTGAAAGAAAACTTCCTGCTGAAGTTTAAGATGGAC GCCTGCAGTCTGGAGGACCGGAGGAGGGACTTTGAGAAGATTTTTGCTCATTACGACGTT agtAAAACAGGAGCGCTGGAGGGCCCTGAGGTGGATGGGTTTGTGAAGGACATGATGGAGCTggtcaag ACCAGCATCAGTGGAACGGACCTGGATAAGTTCAGAAAGGCGCTGCTGGGCCACTGCGACACCAACAGGGACGGAAAGATCCAGAAGAACGAGCTGGCCCTGTGCCTCGGCCTCAAGCTGAGCTAA
- the LOC115367765 gene encoding secretagogin-like isoform X1, translating into MDSSLDHLDAAGFLQIWQHFDVDDNGYIEGKELDDFFRHMLKKLGMKGGEITEEDVRGLRERFMSAYDTTADGRLQIQELAAMMLPEDENFLLLFRRETPLDSSVEFMRIWRNYDTDSSGYISAIELKGFLQDLFLQHRKSISADKLDEYTDTMMKMFDKNKDGRLDLNDLARILALKENFLLKFKMDACSLEDRRRDFEKIFAHYDVSKTGALEGPEVDGFVKDMMELVKTSISGTDLDKFRKALLGHCDTNRDGKIQKNELALCLGLKLS; encoded by the exons ATGGACAGCAGCCTGGATCACCTGGACGCTGCAGGTTTCTTGCAGATCTGGCAACATTTCGACGTCGACG ataACGGTTACATCGAAGGGAAGGAGCTGGACGACTTCTTTCGTCACATGTTGAAAAAACTGGGAATGAAG GGAGGAGAGATCACTGAGGAGGACGTCCGAGGGCTGAGGGAGCGCTTCATGTCGGCGTACGACACCACCGCCGACGGACGGCTGCAGATCCAGGAG cttgCTGCCATGATGCTCCCCGAGGACGAGaactttctgctgctgttccGCCGGGAGACGCCGCTCGACAGCAGCGTGGAGTTCATGAGG ATTTGGAGAAACTACGACACAGACAGCAGCGGCTACATCTCCGCCATCGAGCTCAAG GGCTTCCTTCAGGATCTGTTCCTCCAGCACAGGAAGTCCATCAGTGCCGACAAGCTGGACGAGTACACCGACACCATG ATGAAGATGTTTGACAAAAATAAGGACGGCCGGCTGGATCTAAACGACCTGGCCAG AATTTTGGCCCTGAAAGAAAACTTCCTGCTGAAGTTTAAGATGGAC GCCTGCAGTCTGGAGGACCGGAGGAGGGACTTTGAGAAGATTTTTGCTCATTACGACGTT agtAAAACAGGAGCGCTGGAGGGCCCTGAGGTGGATGGGTTTGTGAAGGACATGATGGAGCTggtcaag ACCAGCATCAGTGGAACGGACCTGGATAAGTTCAGAAAGGCGCTGCTGGGCCACTGCGACACCAACAGGGACGGAAAGATCCAGAAGAACGAGCTGGCCCTGTGCCTCGGCCTCAAGCTGAGCTAA
- the LOC115367941 gene encoding centrosomal protein of 135 kDa-like gives MSMDIYAKPDLAQKVRYNRGAGEGGEEWEERPVVIYESADTYRDHQSDLLTHTDNIQNATREQDGEQHSEKQLPASIHRSSSRAAAVSLGLLALLLAAGIIVLSINYNLVLERDNLNTSHSQLQTSYHNLTEERDQLQTSYHNLIEERDQLQTSYHNLTEERDQLQTSYHNLTEDSDQLQTSYHSLIEAIHWLQTIYHSLTKERDQLQTSYHSLTEERDQLQTSYHSLTEERDQLQTSYHNLIEERDQLQTSYHSLTEERDQLQTSYHSLTEERDQLQTEVNELKRHIEGKWCPEGWNRFGCSCYYTSTESDTWWQSREKCQKQGADLVVINSKEEQMSMDIYAKPDLGKKVRYNRGAGEGGEEWEERPVVIYESADTYRDHQSDLLTHTDDVQNATGGQDGEQHSEKQLPASIHRSSSRAAAVSLGLLALLLAAGIIVLSINYISVIMERDNLVLERNNLNTSHSQLQTSYHSLTEERDQLQTSYHSLTEERDQLQTSYHSLIEERDQLQTEVNELKRHIEERSCPEGWNRFGCSCYYTSTESDTWWQSREKCQSKGADLVVINSKEEQDFVRGLKMKGASWIGLWTEWKQQSWTWEWVDKSPITVTYWRSQPQNPRSQATASCCEGGHWTEVDNYETNYWICEKQILYLL, from the exons AGCAACACAGTGAAAAGCAGCTTCCAGCTTCCATCCACAGAAGCTCCTCCAGAGCTGCTGCCGTGAGTTTGGGCCTGCTGGCTCTTCTGCTAGCAGCTGGGATCATCGTCTTGTCCATAAACT ACAATTTGGTGCTGGAAAGAGACAACCTCAACACAAGTCATAGCCAGTTACAGACCAGTTACCACAAcctgactgaggagagagaccagttacagaccagttACCACAACCTGATTGAGGAGAGAgaccagttacagaccagttACCACAAcctgactgaggagagagaccagCTACAGACCAGTTACCACAACCTGACTGAGGACAGTgaccagttacagaccagttACCACAGCCTGATTGAGGCGATACACTGGTTACAGACCATTTACCACAGCCTGACTAAGGAGAGAgaccagttacagaccagttACCACAgcctgactgaggagagagaccagttacagaccagttACCACAgcctgactgaggagagagaccagttacagaccagttACCACAACCTGATTGAGGAGAGAgaccagttacagaccagttACCACAgcctgactgaggagagagaccaaTTACAGACCAGTTACCACAgcctgactgaggagagagaccagtTACAGACTGAAGTGAACGAGCTGAAGAGGCACATTGAAG GGAAGTGGTGTCCTGAAGGATGGAACAGATTTGGATGCAGCTGCTACTACACATCTACTGAGAGCGACACCTggtggcagagcagagagaaatgtCAGAAACAAGGAGCAGATCTGGTGGTGATCAACAGCAAAgaggaacag ATGTCGATGGATATTTATGCCAAACCAGACTTGGGTAAGAAGGTGAGATATaacagaggagctggagaggggggagaagagtgggaggagaggccGGTGGTGATCTATGAGAGTGCAGACACTTACAGAGACCATCAATCAgacctgctgacacacacagacgatGTCCAAAACGCCACCGGAGGGCAAGACGGAg AGCAACACAGTGAAAAGCAGCTTCCAGCTTCCATCCACAGAAGCTCCTCCAGAGCTGCTGCCGTGAGTTTGGGCCTGCTGGCTCTTCTGCTAGCAGCTGGGATCATCGTCTTGTCCATAAACT ATATTTCAGTCATTATGGAAAGAGACAATTTGGTGCTGGAAAGAAACAACCTCAACACAAGTCATAGCCAGTTACAGACCAGTTACCACAgcctgactgaggagagagaccagttacagaccagttACCACAgcctgactgaggagagagaccagttacagaccagttACCACAGCCTGATTGAGGAGAGAGACCAGTTACAGACTGAAGTGAATGAGCTGAAGAGGCACATTGAAG agagatCGTGTCCTGAAGGATGGAACAGATTTGGATGCAGCTGCTACTACACATCTACTGAGAGCGACACCTggtggcagagcagagagaaatgtCAGAGTAAAGGAGCAGATCTGGTGGTGATCAACAGCAAAgaggaacag GACTTTGTCAGAGGACTGAAGATGAAAGGAGCTTCCTGGATTGGTCTGTGGACAGAGTGGAAACAACAGTCATGGACGTGGGAGTGGGTGGACAAATCACCAATCACAGTAAC ATACTGGAGAAGTCAACCTCAGAACCCCAGGTCTCAGGCAACAGCAAGCTGCTGTGAAGGAGGACACTGGACAGAAGTGGACAATTATGAAACAAACTACTGGATCTGTGAGAAACAGATTCTCTATCTTCTCTGA